A segment of the Gemmatimonadota bacterium genome:
GCCAACGGCGGTAACGCAAGGGGCGACGTCTCGATCTACGGACAGGAGTCGAACTACACCACGTGGCGGCTAGCCAAGATGAACCTGGCCATCCGGGGGATCGGAGGGCAGATCGCCCACGGCGACACCTTCCACAACGACCGCCACCCGGACCTGAAGGCCGACTACATCCTCGCCAACCCGCCGTTCAACGTCTCGGACTGGGGCGGCGAGCGGCTGGCCGAGGACAAGCGCTGGCGCTACGGCGCGCCGCCGAAGGGGAACGCGAACTTCGCATGGGTGCAGCACATGGTTCACCACCTCGCGCCGAAGGGCGTTGCGGGGTTCGTACTGGCCAACGGATCGATGTCTTCAGGCCAGTCCGGTGAAGGGAAGATCCGAAAGAACCTGATCGAGGCGGAACTTGTGGACTGCATGGTCGCCCTGCCGGGCCAGCTTTTCTACTCGACCCAGATCCCGGCCTGCCTGTGGTTTGTGGCGCGGGACCGCCGGCGGCGCGGTGAGATCCTGTTCATCGACGCGAGGAAGCTCGGCCGGATGGTGGACCGGACGCACCGCGAGCTGACCGGCGAGGACATTGCGTGGATCGTGGACACCTACCACGCGTGGAGGACGCACGAGGACGGCTACTCGGACGTACCCGGCTTCTGCAGGAGCGCGTCGCTTGGCGAGGTCAGGAAGCACGGCCACGTCCTCACGCCGGGCCGGTATGTCGGTGTGGAGCCTCAGGCGGACGATGGCGAGCCGTTTGGGGAGAAGATGGAGCGGTTGGTGGCTGAACTTCGTGAGCAGCAGGGCGAAGGCGCTCGGCTCGATGCCGCGATCACCGCGAACCTGAACGCGCTGGGATTCGGGGGACGGTAACGGCCATGTGTACGACATTCCGGATATCACCCCACTTGAGCGGGCCATCCAACGGCTGGAGGAGGGCCTGGAACGGTACCGGAAGGACACGAGCGACCTCCAGATTCGCGACGGCCTGATGACCTTCCAAGGTCAGATCCGCACGGCGAACGAGCAGGGACTCTTGCTTGGGGCGTGGCCCGAGTGGCGCGACTACCGGAAGATGCGCGGCATGCCGAGTCACACCTACAGCGAGCCCGTCGCGATAAGCGTGGTTGCCGCCATTCCCGGATTCCTCGAAGAGGCGGCCTATCTGCGAGATCGGCTGCGGGACTAGCTGGAATGAGCACCTCTGTACCCGCCGTCGACCTCCGGCCCGATCATTGGGCTATCGTCCGCCGCGCTCTACGGAGCCATGTACCGGATCGCGAGGTGCTCGCCTTCGGATCGCGCGCGACGTGGACCGCGAAGGACTATTCCGACCTCGACCTTGCGGTCATGGGTGAGGAGCCTCTCTCGCTACGCACAGTCTCCGCCTTGGACGAGGCGCTCGGAGACTCCGATCTGCCGTTCAAGGTCGATGTCGTGGATTGGGCGAGGATCGACGATGCGTTCCGTAGAATCATCCGACGACATGGGGTGCCCGTTCAAGAACTGCCGAAGGTCTCGGATCTGACCCGCCTGACGCCGTCAAAGGACTGGGACACCATCTCGTTCGGGGATGCGTTTCTGATGAACCCTCCGGTTCCTATCGAACGCGGCCGCCCAACCCCGTTCGTCGAGATGGCTGCTGTCGATCCAACCCGTCGTGCTGTTCGCTCGACACGGGTCAGAGAGTTTCGAGGGAGCGGTAGCCGGTTCCAGAACGGTGATACTCTGTTCGCCCGGATCACGCCGTGCTTGGAAAACGGCAAGATTGCCCGCTACTACGCGAACTCCAGCATGGGAGATGTCGCCCATGGTTCGACGGAGTTCATTGTGGTTCGCGGTCGACCTGGGGTCACCGATTCCAAGTACGCGTTCTATGCTGCACGATCAGATCTCGTTCGGGAGTACGCGATTGGCCAGATGATCGGTACCTCTGGCCGCCAACGTGTGCCAACGGAAGCATTGGCGCACCTCAATGTGCCGCTGCCCCCGCTCTCCGAGCAACGCGCCATCGCCCACGTCCTGGGCACGTTGGACGACAAGATCGAGTTGAACCGGCGGATGAACGAGACGCTGGAGGCTATGGCACGGGCGCTTTTCAAGTCCTGGTTCGTCGATTTTGATCCGGTGCGCGCCAAGATGGATGGGCGGGACACGGGCCTTCCGCAGGACATCGCCGACCTGTTCCCCGACCGGCTAGTGGATTCCGAGATGGGAGAGATACCGGAGGGGTGGGAGGCAAAGTCGCTGAGAGACTGCATGAAACTAACGATGGGGCAGTCGCCCCCGGGTAGTACCTACAACCACCACGGAGACGGCTTGCCCTTCTTCCAAG
Coding sequences within it:
- a CDS encoding SAM-dependent DNA methyltransferase, with the protein product MADALRGSMDAAEYKHVVLGLVFLKYISDAFEERRAAVLDDWGEEAAEDRDEYIAENVFWVPTEARWSRLQAEARQPTVGQTVDRAMAAIERDNPVLKEVLPKDYARPALDKQRLGQLIDMVGNVRVGDAEARSKDVLGRIYEYFLSQFASAEGKRGGEFYTPRCVVRLLVEMLEPYRGRVYDPCCGSSGMFVQSVEFIRAHATGNANGGNARGDVSIYGQESNYTTWRLAKMNLAIRGIGGQIAHGDTFHNDRHPDLKADYILANPPFNVSDWGGERLAEDKRWRYGAPPKGNANFAWVQHMVHHLAPKGVAGFVLANGSMSSGQSGEGKIRKNLIEAELVDCMVALPGQLFYSTQIPACLWFVARDRRRRGEILFIDARKLGRMVDRTHRELTGEDIAWIVDTYHAWRTHEDGYSDVPGFCRSASLGEVRKHGHVLTPGRYVGVEPQADDGEPFGEKMERLVAELREQQGEGARLDAAITANLNALGFGGR
- a CDS encoding nucleotidyltransferase substrate binding protein: MYDIPDITPLERAIQRLEEGLERYRKDTSDLQIRDGLMTFQGQIRTANEQGLLLGAWPEWRDYRKMRGMPSHTYSEPVAISVVAAIPGFLEEAAYLRDRLRD
- a CDS encoding restriction endonuclease subunit S — translated: MSTSVPAVDLRPDHWAIVRRALRSHVPDREVLAFGSRATWTAKDYSDLDLAVMGEEPLSLRTVSALDEALGDSDLPFKVDVVDWARIDDAFRRIIRRHGVPVQELPKVSDLTRLTPSKDWDTISFGDAFLMNPPVPIERGRPTPFVEMAAVDPTRRAVRSTRVREFRGSGSRFQNGDTLFARITPCLENGKIARYYANSSMGDVAHGSTEFIVVRGRPGVTDSKYAFYAARSDLVREYAIGQMIGTSGRQRVPTEALAHLNVPLPPLSEQRAIAHVLGTLDDKIELNRRMNETLEAMARALFKSWFVDFDPVRAKMDGRDTGLPQDIADLFPDRLVDSEMGEIPEGWEAKSLRDCMKLTMGQSPPGSTYNHHGDGLPFFQGRSEFGFRYPEKRRFCSAPTRVAKPEDTLVSVRAPVGDINLAWERCCIGRGVAALRHKSGSSSFTYHSAWALQRELREYEHTGTVFGAINKRQFQALKVTEPDPVVVKAFDAMSVSLDARIRSSVAESRTLAALLDTLLPKLISGEIRVPDAEGLVESVP